ATTAGGGGTGGCCGCTATATTTGAGGTATCGGGAGCCGTGTTGGCAGGCGGCGCAGTCACCGATACCATTCGGAAAGGGATTGTCGACTTAGATGGCTTGGCAGTTAGTCCCAATCAGTTTATTTATGTGATGCTGTCGGCCTTGATAGCTGCGGCGTTTTGGTTGTTATTTGCAACCAAAAGAGGCCTGCCGGTCTCAACGACCCATGCTATTATCGGCGGCGTTGTCGGTAGCTCTATTATCTTGGGCTATGATGTGGGAGGAAGCGGAGCAGCGTTATCTACCGTTGATTGGAGTACTATAGGTACGATCGCTATCTCTTGGGTACTATCTCCATTGCTGGGCGGATTATTAGCTTATCTACTTTATGGACAAATTAAAAAGAATATCATTGAATATAATGACAGAACCGAAGCTCATATTAGTGAGCTAAAAGCCAATAAGAAAACGGTAAAGCAGGCGCATAAAGAGTATTTAGAACAGTTATCAGAATCAGAGCAGTTGGCTTATACCTCAGCTATGCTACGGGATCAAGAGATCTATCGAGATGACGATACCGATCTTGAAGATTTAGAAACAGATTATTATAAAAAGCTCTATGAGATCGAAAATGAGCGTAATAATCTGGATACGCTAAAAGCCCTTAAAAAGTGGGTACCGGTTATAGCTGCTATCGGCGGGGTAGTTATGACCTCTTTGGTAGTATTTAAAGGACTCAAAAACGTCAATAGCAACCTAACGACCTTACATGGTTTCTTATTCATGGGTATGGTTGGGGCACTCGTTTGGCTAGCTACCTTTATTTATACCAAGAGTATTCGCGGTAAGCATAAAGAAGATTTGACCAAAGCAACCTTTATCATGTTCAGCTGGATGCAGGTATTTACCGCCTCAGCTTTTGCTTTTAGTCATGGTTCAAATGATATTGCTAACGCCGTTGGTCCTTTTGCGGCAATTATGGACGTTATTCGTACCAATCAGATCGCTTCACAAGCGGCCGTACCACCAGCGGTCATGCTCACTTTTGGTGTGGCTTTGATTGTGGGTCTCTGGTTCGTTGGTAAAGAGGTGATTCAAACCGTTGGTACTAACTTGGCAAAAATGCATCCAGCCTCTGGCTTTTCAGCTGAATTGGCAGCGGCGGCGGTAGTTATGGGCGCCTCAACAATGGGTTTGCCGGTCTCTAGTACTCATACGCTGGTAGGGGCAGTATTAGGTATTGGCATCGTCAACAAAAATACTAACTGGAAGCTGATGAAACCTATTGGACTGGCTTGGGTGATTACTTTACCAGCCGCTGGGTTGATGTCGGCGTTAAGTTATTATATCTTAAAGCAAATATTCTAATGCTTGGCTTATAAATAAAAACCAATTATACACTTTGCATAAAAAAGCTTATCAGTATCGTGCTGATAAGCTTTTTTTATTTTATTTAGGCTGTCTCTTTTTTATAGCAATATTGAAATGATGACAGTTAAAGCACAATCAATCGGTGCCGAATTGCTGACGTTTTTTGGCAAAGAAGCGATCTAAGCGATCCATAGCATTTTCAAGGTCATGTAAATTAGGTAAAAACACCAAACGGAAGTGATCAGGTGCATCCCAATTAAAGCCAGTTCCTTGTACCATCAGCACCTTTTCATCAACCAATAAATCCATCATGAACTGCATATCATCTTTGATAGGGTAGATCTCAGGATCCATCTTTGGGAAGCAATAAAAAGCGCCTTGTGGCATGGTGCAAGAGATACCTTTAATAGCATTGAGGCGTGAGATAGCCATTTCGCGTTGCTTAAATAATCGGCCTTTTTCCGAAGTCAACTCTTGCATACTTTGATAGCCGCCCATTGCCGTTTGAATGGCATATTGACCTTGAACGTTAGAGCACAAGCGCATAGAGGCTAGCATATCTAACCCTTCAATAAAGTCGCTGGCATGTTGTTTTTTACCAGACACCATCATCCAGCCTGCTCGAAACCCTGCAATACGATGCGACTTCGACAGACCGTTATAAGACAGTACCAATACCTCGTCAGTCAAAGTACTCATGGGTGTGTGTACCACGTCGTCATAGAGCACCCGATCATAAATTTCATCGGCCATAATAATCAAAT
This sequence is a window from Psychrobacter jeotgali. Protein-coding genes within it:
- a CDS encoding inorganic phosphate transporter, with product MGISSSSTEPTKSVGTMRINLFFAILLIGMTAYFLWWGLDYTMRQQTTLFIIATAFGIFMAFNIGGNDVANSFGTSVGAGTLTIPQALGVAAIFEVSGAVLAGGAVTDTIRKGIVDLDGLAVSPNQFIYVMLSALIAAAFWLLFATKRGLPVSTTHAIIGGVVGSSIILGYDVGGSGAALSTVDWSTIGTIAISWVLSPLLGGLLAYLLYGQIKKNIIEYNDRTEAHISELKANKKTVKQAHKEYLEQLSESEQLAYTSAMLRDQEIYRDDDTDLEDLETDYYKKLYEIENERNNLDTLKALKKWVPVIAAIGGVVMTSLVVFKGLKNVNSNLTTLHGFLFMGMVGALVWLATFIYTKSIRGKHKEDLTKATFIMFSWMQVFTASAFAFSHGSNDIANAVGPFAAIMDVIRTNQIASQAAVPPAVMLTFGVALIVGLWFVGKEVIQTVGTNLAKMHPASGFSAELAAAAVVMGASTMGLPVSSTHTLVGAVLGIGIVNKNTNWKLMKPIGLAWVITLPAAGLMSALSYYILKQIF